In Rhodanobacter denitrificans, a single window of DNA contains:
- a CDS encoding pilus assembly protein PilP, with translation MKNLAVVKPANVARLVLMLGAALVLAGCTRGMSDLRTWVAQEKAKKGAPIQPLPVIKTFETFTYSDQDRRDPFSPSTAELDNSVATSGPRPDANRAKQPLELFALDSLKMVGTVGTGAGMEVLVKDPGGVIHRVHVNEYMGQNYGHITAISEDHIDLVELVSNGNGGWMERPASIALDAK, from the coding sequence ATGAAGAACCTTGCTGTCGTCAAACCCGCCAACGTCGCACGGCTGGTGCTGATGCTTGGCGCCGCGCTGGTGCTGGCCGGTTGCACCCGCGGCATGTCGGATCTGCGCACCTGGGTTGCCCAGGAAAAAGCCAAGAAGGGCGCACCGATCCAGCCGTTGCCTGTGATCAAGACCTTCGAGACCTTTACCTACAGCGACCAGGACCGGCGTGACCCGTTCAGCCCGAGCACGGCCGAGCTGGACAACAGCGTCGCCACCAGCGGCCCGCGGCCGGACGCCAATCGCGCCAAGCAGCCGCTGGAGCTGTTCGCGCTGGACAGCCTGAAAATGGTCGGCACGGTCGGTACCGGTGCGGGCATGGAGGTACTGGTCAAGGACCCGGGTGGTGTGATCCATCGTGTCCATGTCAACGAATACATGGGCCAGAACTACGGGCACATCACGGCGATCAGCGAAGACCATATCGACCTGGTCGAGCTGGTATCCAACGGTAATGGTGGCTGGATGGAACGTCCGGCCAGCATCGCGCTCGACGCGAAATAG
- a CDS encoding type 4a pilus biogenesis protein PilO, producing the protein MSFLHDIQNLDRNNVGGWPQTVKIFFTALLFGFVLLVGWYFFVSDQQDSLNSLAGKENQLKQEFSAKQAKSVNLEALQQQLDEMQDMLRQLLRQLPSKTEMPELLIDISQTAQAAGLESDLFQPGPETPKDFYAEKPIALRFTGTYHQFGTFISGVASLPRVVILTLHDVSLTPKAAGKDGTSGGQLVLQGTVKTYRYLDDEESAAANKGKPAGGAK; encoded by the coding sequence ATGAGTTTCCTCCACGATATCCAGAACCTCGACCGCAACAACGTCGGTGGTTGGCCGCAAACGGTCAAGATTTTCTTCACCGCGCTGCTGTTCGGCTTCGTACTGCTGGTCGGCTGGTACTTCTTCGTCAGCGACCAGCAGGACAGCCTGAATTCGTTGGCCGGCAAGGAAAACCAGCTCAAGCAGGAGTTCTCCGCCAAGCAGGCCAAGTCGGTCAACCTGGAGGCGCTGCAGCAGCAACTCGACGAGATGCAGGACATGCTGCGCCAGCTGCTGCGCCAGCTGCCCAGCAAGACCGAGATGCCCGAGCTGCTGATCGACATCTCGCAGACCGCGCAGGCCGCCGGCCTGGAGAGCGACCTGTTCCAGCCCGGCCCGGAGACGCCGAAGGACTTCTACGCCGAGAAACCCATTGCGCTGCGCTTCACCGGCACCTACCACCAGTTCGGCACCTTCATCAGCGGCGTGGCCTCGCTGCCGCGGGTGGTGATCCTGACCCTGCACGACGTCTCGCTGACGCCGAAAGCAGCGGGCAAGGACGGCACCTCGGGCGGCCAGCTGGTCCTGCAAGGTACGGTGAAGACCTACCGCTACCTGGATGACGAGGAAAGCGCCGCCGCGAACAAGGGCAAGCCGGCCGGGGGGGCGAAGTGA
- a CDS encoding PilN domain-containing protein has translation MAHVNLLPWRVARRKQREREFYMQLAAAFVAGLGVLLLWVFWMDQRIDNQNDRNTYLQTEIKQLDVRIAKIKDLEKVREHLLARKQIIEQLQADRSQMVHLFDELVKTIPASARLSGLKQNGQSMSLDGVAQSNASVAEYMRNIEGSPWMGHADLRKTENTHNGSRMPYVFGLNVTLSKPKADEADGKTPVLPNAAGTAAASTAPAAAAKAATASPAKPAATTAPEVKPVSAPAATGGARS, from the coding sequence ATGGCACACGTCAACCTACTTCCGTGGCGCGTCGCACGGCGCAAGCAACGTGAACGCGAGTTCTACATGCAGCTCGCCGCCGCCTTCGTGGCGGGGCTGGGTGTGCTGTTGCTGTGGGTGTTCTGGATGGATCAGCGCATCGACAACCAGAACGATCGCAACACCTACCTGCAGACCGAGATCAAGCAGCTCGACGTGCGCATCGCGAAGATCAAGGATCTGGAGAAGGTGCGCGAACACCTCTTGGCGCGCAAGCAGATCATCGAGCAGCTGCAGGCCGATCGCTCGCAGATGGTGCACCTGTTCGACGAGCTGGTGAAGACGATCCCCGCCAGTGCCCGGCTGAGCGGGCTGAAGCAGAACGGCCAGTCGATGTCGCTCGATGGCGTGGCGCAATCCAACGCCAGCGTTGCCGAATACATGCGCAACATCGAGGGCTCGCCGTGGATGGGGCACGCCGACCTGCGCAAGACCGAAAATACCCATAACGGCAGCCGCATGCCGTACGTGTTCGGCCTGAACGTGACGCTGAGCAAGCCGAAGGCCGACGAGGCCGACGGCAAGACCCCGGTGTTGCCGAACGCTGCCGGCACCGCTGCGGCTTCGACGGCGCCCGCTGCGGCAGCCAAGGCGGCGACCGCTTCGCCGGCGAAGCCCGCGGCAACGACCGCCCCGGAAGTCAAGCCGGTGAGTGCGCCAGCCGCCACGGGAGGTGCCCGGTCATGA
- a CDS encoding pilus assembly protein PilM has protein sequence MGLFTPKKPALIGVDISSTAVKLLQLSQAGGRYRVEHYAVEPLPPNAVVEKNIVEIEAVGDAIRRALARSGSKLKHAAAAVAGSAVITRIIPMTGDLSDDDLEGQIQVEANQYIPYPIDEVSLDYEVLGPVRDNPDMNNVLLAASRTENVDMRVAALDLGGLTAAVIDVEAFAMENAFAMIADQLNVGRDALVAVVDIGATMTTLSVLRNQRTIYSREQVFGGKQLTDEIMRRFGLSYEEAGRAKRKGGLPESYETEALEPFKESLIQQISRLLQFFFAGSEYSKVDQVVLAGGCASIEGLGQMLEEQLGVPCVVANPLARMSLSPRVQAQSLAQDAPALMIAVGLALRSFD, from the coding sequence GTGGGGCTCTTTACACCGAAGAAGCCGGCGCTGATTGGTGTCGACATCAGTTCGACTGCCGTCAAGCTGCTGCAGTTAAGTCAGGCGGGCGGCCGTTATCGCGTTGAGCATTACGCGGTCGAGCCGTTGCCGCCGAACGCCGTGGTCGAAAAGAACATCGTCGAGATCGAGGCGGTGGGCGATGCGATCCGCCGCGCGCTGGCACGCTCGGGCTCCAAGCTCAAGCACGCCGCCGCCGCGGTGGCCGGGTCGGCCGTGATCACGCGCATCATTCCGATGACCGGCGATCTTTCCGATGACGACCTGGAAGGCCAGATCCAGGTCGAGGCGAACCAGTACATTCCGTACCCGATCGACGAGGTCAGCCTCGACTACGAGGTGCTCGGTCCGGTCCGCGACAACCCCGACATGAACAACGTGCTGCTGGCCGCCTCGCGCACCGAGAACGTCGACATGCGCGTGGCCGCGCTGGACCTGGGCGGGCTCACCGCCGCGGTGATCGACGTCGAGGCGTTCGCGATGGAGAACGCTTTCGCGATGATCGCCGACCAGCTCAACGTGGGCCGTGACGCGTTGGTGGCGGTGGTCGACATCGGTGCCACCATGACCACGCTGTCGGTGCTGCGCAACCAGCGCACGATCTACTCGCGCGAACAGGTGTTCGGCGGCAAGCAGCTGACCGACGAGATCATGCGTCGCTTCGGGCTGTCCTACGAGGAAGCCGGCCGCGCCAAGCGCAAGGGCGGCCTGCCCGAGTCCTACGAGACCGAGGCGCTGGAGCCGTTCAAGGAATCGCTGATCCAGCAGATCAGCCGGCTGCTGCAGTTCTTCTTTGCCGGCAGCGAGTACAGCAAGGTCGACCAGGTGGTGCTGGCCGGCGGTTGTGCCTCGATCGAGGGGCTCGGCCAGATGCTGGAAGAGCAGCTCGGCGTGCCCTGCGTCGTCGCCAATCCGTTGGCCCGCATGTCGCTGTCGCCGCGGGTCCAGGCACAGTCGCTGGCGCAGGACGCCCCCGCGTTGATGATTGCGGTCGGCCTCGCCCTGAGGAGCTTCGACTGA
- a CDS encoding penicillin-binding protein 1A, whose product MQIFKRLLRWALVLAFSGLLLAVVAVGVAYWLIAPRLPSVAELKNYPMQVPLRVLSADGKLIASFGETRRIPVDIGNVPDRLKHAVLSAEDADFYHHPGVDWHGIARAGWHVLVTGGDKGPGGSTITQQVARNFFLSPEKLYSRKLTEIFIALRIEHELSKDQILELYLNKMFLGHRSYGVAAAAEYYYGKTLDQLTVAECALIASTFQLPSAVNPINSPKRAMARRNWVLGEMLRHDYITRAVYEQAIAEPNHAYPHEQPIEVDAPYLAEMVRRQVLDRFGNDALTEGYVVRTTLQSSRQQAAVEALRDGLVAYDRRHGWRGPEAHQDLPAGAGEADLDGLLSAYASVSGMQPGVVTASDAKQATVYLSSRESVILDLAAVSWARPHISDDRVGAAPTRVDGVLKRGDIIRLARDDKGEWQLAQIPEAQAALASIAPEDGSIQALVGGFNFVRSKFNRAVMAARQPGSSFKPYLYSAAFERGFTPASIINDAPLALPDPSRPNGIWTPSNDDDKFAGPMRLREALVQSKNLVSVRLLDAVGVRYMREYATRFGFSQDAMPANLSMALGTASVSPMGMARGYAVFANGGYLVTPYFIHEIDDRTGQAVYVANPARACRNCQERLLDTQPPGPPPAGMNPTPANNLASTSSAAPAESSSIDGVGDAVLPADAHGDGAHPPVLAPHVIEARNDYLVTSLMKDVILRGTGSAARALGRDDLAGKTGSTNDHRDAWFVGFDGELSTAVWVGFDNYNSLGRGEFGARAALPIWMSYMGSVLKGQPSSTLPMPPGISTVWINRDSGLPASSDDPDGINEMFKVEDVDRLRSQAAQQKEQDQQHAYDIF is encoded by the coding sequence ATGCAAATTTTCAAACGCTTGCTGCGCTGGGCTCTGGTCCTGGCCTTTTCCGGTTTGCTCCTGGCAGTTGTCGCGGTAGGTGTGGCGTATTGGCTGATCGCCCCGAGGCTCCCCTCGGTGGCCGAACTGAAGAACTACCCGATGCAGGTGCCGCTGCGCGTGCTGAGCGCCGACGGCAAGCTGATCGCCAGCTTCGGCGAGACCCGGCGCATCCCGGTGGATATCGGGAACGTGCCGGACCGGCTCAAGCACGCCGTGCTGTCGGCCGAGGACGCGGACTTCTACCACCACCCCGGCGTGGACTGGCACGGCATCGCGCGCGCCGGCTGGCATGTGCTGGTAACCGGCGGCGACAAGGGCCCCGGCGGCTCCACCATCACCCAGCAGGTGGCCCGCAACTTCTTCCTGAGCCCCGAAAAACTGTATTCGCGCAAGCTCACCGAGATCTTCATCGCGCTGCGCATCGAGCATGAGCTGAGCAAGGACCAGATCCTCGAGCTGTATCTCAACAAGATGTTCCTCGGCCACCGCTCCTACGGCGTGGCCGCGGCGGCCGAGTATTACTACGGCAAGACGCTGGACCAGCTGACCGTGGCCGAATGCGCACTGATCGCCTCGACCTTCCAGCTGCCCTCGGCGGTCAATCCGATCAACAGCCCGAAGCGGGCGATGGCCCGGCGCAACTGGGTACTGGGCGAAATGCTGCGCCACGACTACATCACCCGGGCCGTGTACGAACAGGCGATCGCCGAGCCGAACCATGCCTACCCGCACGAGCAGCCGATCGAGGTGGATGCCCCTTACCTGGCCGAGATGGTGCGCCGGCAGGTGCTCGACCGCTTCGGCAACGATGCGCTGACCGAGGGTTACGTGGTCAGGACCACGCTGCAGAGCAGCCGCCAGCAAGCCGCCGTGGAAGCACTGCGCGACGGGCTGGTCGCCTATGACCGCCGGCACGGCTGGCGCGGACCGGAGGCCCACCAGGACCTGCCGGCCGGCGCCGGCGAGGCGGACCTCGACGGCCTGCTGTCCGCCTACGCCAGCGTCTCCGGCATGCAGCCGGGCGTCGTCACCGCCAGCGACGCGAAGCAGGCCACGGTCTACCTGTCCAGCCGCGAGAGCGTCATCCTCGACCTGGCCGCCGTCAGCTGGGCGCGTCCGCACATCAGCGACGACCGTGTCGGCGCGGCGCCGACCCGCGTCGACGGCGTGCTCAAGCGCGGCGACATCATCCGGCTGGCGCGCGACGACAAGGGCGAGTGGCAGCTGGCGCAGATCCCCGAGGCGCAGGCCGCGCTAGCCTCGATCGCGCCGGAGGACGGCTCGATCCAGGCGCTGGTGGGCGGCTTCAACTTCGTGCGCAGCAAGTTCAACCGGGCCGTGATGGCGGCGCGCCAGCCCGGCTCCAGCTTCAAGCCCTACCTGTACTCGGCAGCGTTCGAGCGCGGCTTCACCCCGGCCTCGATCATCAACGATGCGCCGCTCGCCCTGCCCGACCCCTCGCGCCCGAACGGCATCTGGACGCCCTCCAACGACGACGACAAGTTCGCCGGGCCGATGCGCCTGCGCGAAGCGCTGGTGCAGTCGAAGAACCTGGTCTCGGTGCGCCTGCTCGATGCCGTCGGCGTGCGCTACATGCGCGAGTACGCCACCCGTTTCGGCTTCTCGCAGGACGCGATGCCGGCCAACCTGTCGATGGCGCTGGGCACCGCCTCGGTGTCACCGATGGGCATGGCGCGCGGCTACGCGGTGTTCGCCAACGGCGGCTACCTGGTCACGCCGTACTTCATCCACGAAATCGACGACCGCACCGGCCAGGCGGTCTACGTGGCCAACCCCGCGCGCGCCTGCCGCAACTGCCAGGAGCGCCTGCTCGACACGCAGCCGCCCGGGCCGCCACCGGCCGGAATGAATCCCACACCGGCCAACAACCTCGCCAGCACCTCGTCTGCGGCACCCGCTGAATCCAGCAGCATCGATGGCGTCGGCGACGCGGTACTGCCTGCCGACGCGCACGGCGACGGCGCGCACCCGCCGGTGCTCGCGCCGCACGTGATCGAGGCGCGCAACGACTACCTGGTGACCTCGCTGATGAAGGACGTGATCCTGCGTGGCACCGGCTCGGCCGCACGCGCGCTGGGTCGCGACGATCTGGCCGGCAAGACCGGCTCCACCAACGACCACCGCGACGCCTGGTTCGTCGGTTTCGACGGCGAGCTGTCGACCGCCGTGTGGGTGGGCTTCGACAACTACAACTCGCTCGGCCGCGGCGAGTTCGGCGCCAGGGCCGCGCTGCCGATCTGGATGTCCTACATGGGCAGTGTGCTGAAGGGACAGCCGTCGAGCACGTTGCCGATGCCGCCGGGAATCAGTACGGTATGGATCAACCGCGACAGCGGCCTGCCCGCCTCGTCGGACGATCCGGACGGCATCAACGAGATGTTCAAGGTGGAAGACGTCGACCGGCTGCGCAGCCAGGCCGCCCAGCAGAAGGAACAGGACCAGCAGCACGCCTACGACATCTTCTGA
- a CDS encoding citrate synthase, with protein sequence MSDPKTVKLVDESSKRSSELPLVSGTLGPACIDIATLYKDTGHFTYDPGFGSTASTKSAITYIDGDQGVLLYRGYPIEQLAESSSFLEVAYLLLNGELPKPAEFATFEHDVAHHTMLHESLKNFFQGFHHDAHPMAMLAAAVASLSAFYHDDLNVDDPADRKLAAIRLIAKMPTIAAACYRYSIGWPMRYPRNNLEYVDRFLHMMFEVPSEPLQMNPVAAKALDLLFILHADHEQNASTSTVRLVGSTGANPYASIAAGITALWGPAHGGANEAVLKQLQEIGTPDNVESAILRAKDKNDSFRLMGFGHRVYKNFDPRAKIIREMCHKVLAELGVNDPLLDVAMKLEEAALKDEYFVERKLYPNVDFYSGIIYKALGIPTEMFTVMFAIARTAGWIAHWIEQHETPGSRIGRPRQVYTGADVRNYVPTAKR encoded by the coding sequence GTGTCCGATCCCAAGACCGTCAAGCTGGTGGATGAGTCGAGCAAGCGCAGCAGCGAACTGCCGCTGGTCAGCGGCACGCTCGGTCCGGCGTGCATCGACATCGCCACGCTGTACAAGGACACCGGCCACTTCACCTACGACCCCGGCTTCGGCTCGACCGCCAGCACCAAGAGCGCGATCACCTACATCGACGGCGACCAGGGCGTGCTGCTGTATCGCGGCTACCCGATCGAGCAGCTGGCGGAGAGCTCCAGCTTCCTCGAGGTGGCCTACCTGCTGCTCAATGGCGAGCTGCCGAAGCCGGCCGAGTTCGCCACGTTCGAACACGACGTCGCGCACCACACGATGTTGCACGAGTCGCTGAAGAACTTCTTCCAGGGCTTCCACCACGACGCGCATCCGATGGCGATGCTGGCCGCCGCGGTGGCGTCGCTGTCGGCGTTCTACCACGACGACCTCAACGTGGACGACCCGGCCGACCGCAAGCTTGCCGCGATCCGCCTGATCGCCAAGATGCCGACGATCGCCGCCGCCTGCTACCGCTACTCGATCGGCTGGCCGATGCGCTATCCGCGCAACAACCTGGAATACGTCGACCGCTTCCTGCACATGATGTTCGAGGTGCCTAGCGAGCCGCTGCAGATGAACCCGGTCGCGGCCAAGGCGCTGGACCTGCTGTTCATCCTGCACGCCGACCACGAGCAGAACGCGTCCACCTCGACCGTGCGCCTGGTCGGCTCCACCGGCGCGAACCCGTACGCGTCGATCGCCGCCGGCATCACCGCGCTGTGGGGCCCCGCGCATGGCGGCGCCAACGAGGCCGTGCTCAAGCAGCTGCAGGAGATCGGCACGCCGGACAACGTCGAGTCGGCGATCCTGCGCGCGAAGGACAAGAACGACAGCTTCCGCCTGATGGGCTTCGGCCATCGCGTGTACAAAAACTTCGATCCGCGCGCGAAGATCATCCGCGAAATGTGCCACAAGGTGCTGGCCGAGCTGGGCGTCAACGACCCGCTGCTGGACGTGGCGATGAAGCTGGAGGAGGCGGCGCTGAAGGACGAGTACTTCGTCGAGCGCAAGCTGTACCCGAACGTCGACTTCTATTCCGGCATCATCTACAAGGCGCTGGGCATTCCCACCGAGATGTTCACCGTGATGTTCGCGATCGCGCGCACTGCCGGCTGGATCGCGCACTGGATCGAGCAGCACGAAACGCCCGGATCGCGCATCGGTCGCCCGCGCCAGGTCTATACCGGCGCCGACGTGCGCAACTACGTGCCGACCGCCAAGCGCTGA
- a CDS encoding type B 50S ribosomal protein L31 encodes MKPDIHPNYVPVVFQDLSSDFAFLTKSTMSSKETIKWEDGNEYPLIKVDISSHSHPFYTGKQKTLDVGGRVDKFRRRYAGSVKE; translated from the coding sequence ATGAAGCCTGATATCCATCCGAACTACGTCCCGGTGGTGTTCCAGGACCTGTCGTCCGACTTCGCGTTCCTGACCAAGTCGACCATGTCCAGCAAGGAAACCATCAAGTGGGAAGACGGCAATGAGTACCCGCTGATCAAGGTGGATATCTCCAGCCATTCGCACCCGTTCTACACCGGCAAGCAGAAGACGCTGGACGTCGGCGGCCGCGTCGACAAGTTCCGTCGCCGCTACGCGGGTTCGGTCAAGGAATAA
- a CDS encoding nucleoside hydrolase, whose translation MSKPQLLIDTDPGVDDALAILMAYAHADIAGLSIAAGNVGLGHTVRNARTLVDLAGAATPVFAGCSTPLVRAADEDAAFVHGQDGFGDIGFAEPAAALADEPAALALLRLTHERPGELTLVALGPLTNLALALRLDPGLPGRVARLVVMGGAVTGHGNTGKVPAEFNVGFDPEAAHVVFEAFPAFDLVDWEATLRHAFDDAEFDRWLAAGDRRAAFFGKIMGAARRYNAKHDRRGVIAADALAMAVALDPSIVTRRETRAVAVELDGRLTRGATVVDWSARLGWPARANIVLEVDQIRFAAMVRRALGVPG comes from the coding sequence ATGAGCAAGCCGCAACTCCTGATCGACACCGATCCCGGCGTGGACGACGCGCTGGCCATCCTGATGGCCTACGCCCACGCCGATATCGCCGGCCTCAGCATCGCCGCCGGCAACGTGGGCCTGGGCCATACCGTGCGCAACGCGCGCACCCTGGTTGACCTGGCCGGCGCGGCCACACCGGTGTTCGCCGGCTGCAGCACGCCGCTGGTGCGCGCGGCGGACGAGGATGCCGCGTTCGTGCATGGCCAGGACGGCTTCGGCGATATCGGCTTTGCCGAGCCGGCCGCCGCGCTGGCCGACGAGCCGGCCGCGCTGGCCCTGCTGCGGCTGACCCACGAACGGCCGGGCGAGCTGACCCTGGTGGCGCTGGGCCCGCTGACCAACCTGGCGCTGGCGCTGCGGCTCGACCCGGGCCTGCCCGGACGGGTGGCGCGGCTGGTGGTGATGGGCGGCGCGGTCACCGGCCACGGCAACACCGGCAAGGTACCGGCCGAGTTCAACGTCGGCTTCGACCCGGAGGCGGCGCACGTGGTGTTCGAGGCGTTCCCGGCGTTCGACCTGGTCGACTGGGAAGCCACCCTGCGGCATGCGTTCGACGATGCCGAGTTCGATCGCTGGCTGGCCGCCGGCGACCGGCGCGCGGCGTTCTTCGGCAAGATCATGGGCGCGGCGCGCCGCTACAACGCGAAGCACGATCGCCGTGGCGTGATCGCCGCCGATGCGCTGGCGATGGCGGTAGCGCTGGATCCCTCGATCGTGACCCGCCGCGAGACCCGGGCGGTGGCGGTGGAACTGGACGGTCGCCTGACCCGCGGCGCCACCGTGGTCGATTGGAGCGCACGCTTGGGCTGGCCGGCCCGGGCGAACATCGTGCTGGAAGTCGACCAGATCCGCTTTGCCGCGATGGTGCGGCGTGCGCTGGGCGTGCCGGGCTGA
- the recG gene encoding ATP-dependent DNA helicase RecG: MATRPVRPAPAIGTDPGITSVGALPGVGPALVASLARLGLERVQDLWFHLPLRYEDKTRISTIADLRAGDRAQVEGVVEAVERGFRYRPQLKVAIGDASGQTLLLRFFHFNRAQAEQLLPGTRLLCYGEVRHAAQGLEMVHPNYRRLDGATVAAVDESLSPVYPTTEGLGPKRLAGVIGKALALLPPAAQLELIPPELCAKHGLTSLRDALLYVHRPPPDAHLGQLMLGRHPAQQRLAFEELLTQHLSLKRMRAAVRRRRAPELGGTGELRRLLLQGLPFRLTAAQQRVGEEVARDLVRPQPMLRLVQGDVGSGKTVVAALAALAAVESGHQVALMAPTELLAEQHLHNFRHWLQPLGIEVEWLAGKVTGKARKQVLARVAAGAPVVVGTHALMQEGVAFARLGLVIVDEQHRFGVQQRLALRDKGRDGERVPHQLVLTATPIPRTLAMSAYADLDVSSIDELPPGRTPVQTIAISNARRSEVIERIHAACGEGRQAYWVCTLIEESEQLRAQAAEVAHVELSAALAGFRVGLIHGRMKPKEKQAVMDAFKAGELAVLVATTVIEVGVDVPNASLMVIENSERLGLAQLHQLRGRVGRGAVASNCVLLYQPPLGQLARERLQVMRDTNDGFRIAEKDLELRGPGEVLGTRQTGQLSFRIADLARDAHLLPAVQQVGEHMLAEHPRQTTQLIERWIGGAARYAHA; encoded by the coding sequence ATGGCCACCCGCCCCGTTCGTCCCGCTCCCGCTATCGGTACCGACCCGGGCATCACGTCTGTCGGTGCGCTGCCGGGCGTCGGACCGGCGCTGGTGGCGTCACTGGCGCGGCTCGGGCTGGAGCGGGTGCAGGACCTGTGGTTCCACCTGCCGCTGCGCTACGAGGACAAGACCCGGATCAGCACGATCGCCGACCTGCGCGCGGGCGATCGCGCGCAGGTCGAGGGTGTGGTCGAGGCGGTCGAGCGCGGCTTTCGTTATCGCCCGCAGCTGAAGGTGGCGATCGGCGACGCCAGTGGGCAGACTCTGCTGCTGCGCTTCTTCCACTTCAACCGCGCACAGGCCGAACAGCTGCTGCCGGGCACGCGATTGCTCTGCTACGGCGAGGTACGCCATGCCGCGCAGGGCCTGGAGATGGTGCACCCGAACTATCGGCGCCTGGACGGGGCGACGGTCGCCGCCGTCGACGAGTCGCTCAGCCCGGTCTATCCGACCACCGAGGGGCTCGGCCCGAAGCGGCTGGCCGGGGTGATCGGCAAGGCGCTGGCGCTGCTGCCGCCAGCGGCGCAACTGGAGCTGATCCCGCCCGAGCTGTGCGCGAAGCACGGGCTCACCTCGTTGCGCGACGCGTTGCTGTACGTGCACCGTCCGCCGCCGGATGCGCATCTGGGCCAGTTGATGCTGGGCCGGCATCCGGCGCAGCAGCGCCTGGCGTTCGAGGAACTGTTGACCCAGCACCTGAGCCTGAAGCGCATGCGCGCGGCGGTGCGGCGGCGGCGCGCGCCGGAACTGGGCGGCACGGGCGAGTTGCGCCGGCTGCTGCTGCAGGGGTTGCCGTTCCGGCTGACTGCGGCCCAGCAGCGCGTCGGCGAAGAGGTGGCGCGCGACCTGGTCCGGCCGCAGCCAATGCTGCGGCTGGTGCAGGGCGATGTCGGATCCGGCAAGACCGTAGTTGCCGCGCTGGCGGCGCTGGCGGCGGTGGAATCGGGGCACCAGGTCGCGCTGATGGCACCGACCGAACTGCTGGCCGAACAGCACCTGCACAATTTCCGGCATTGGCTGCAGCCGCTCGGCATCGAGGTGGAGTGGCTGGCCGGCAAGGTCACCGGCAAGGCACGCAAGCAGGTATTGGCGCGGGTGGCCGCCGGCGCGCCGGTGGTGGTCGGCACGCATGCGCTGATGCAGGAAGGCGTGGCGTTCGCGCGGCTCGGCCTGGTGATCGTCGACGAGCAGCACCGCTTCGGCGTGCAGCAGCGGCTGGCGCTGCGCGACAAGGGCAGGGACGGCGAACGGGTGCCGCACCAGCTGGTGCTGACCGCCACGCCGATCCCGCGCACGCTGGCGATGAGCGCCTATGCCGACCTGGACGTGTCCTCGATCGACGAGCTGCCGCCCGGGCGCACGCCGGTGCAGACCATCGCGATCTCCAACGCGCGGCGCAGCGAGGTGATCGAGCGCATCCATGCCGCTTGCGGCGAGGGTCGCCAGGCGTACTGGGTGTGCACGCTGATCGAGGAATCCGAGCAGCTGCGCGCGCAGGCGGCCGAGGTGGCGCATGTGGAGTTGTCCGCCGCGCTGGCCGGCTTCCGGGTCGGCCTGATCCACGGCCGCATGAAACCGAAGGAAAAACAGGCGGTGATGGACGCGTTCAAGGCCGGCGAACTGGCCGTGCTGGTGGCGACCACGGTGATCGAGGTGGGCGTGGACGTGCCGAACGCCAGCCTGATGGTGATCGAGAACAGCGAACGGCTCGGCCTGGCCCAATTGCACCAGCTGCGCGGGCGGGTCGGCCGCGGTGCGGTGGCGTCGAACTGCGTGCTGCTGTACCAGCCGCCGTTGGGCCAGCTGGCACGTGAGCGGCTGCAGGTGATGCGCGACACCAACGACGGCTTCCGCATCGCCGAGAAGGATCTCGAACTGCGCGGCCCCGGCGAGGTGCTGGGCACCCGTCAGACCGGCCAGCTCAGCTTCCGTATCGCCGATCTCGCCCGCGACGCGCACCTGCTGCCGGCGGTGCAGCAGGTCGGGGAGCACATGCTGGCGGAGCACCCGCGGCAGACCACACAATTGATCGAGCGCTGGATCGGCGGCGCAGCACGCTACGCACATGCGTGA
- a CDS encoding RidA family protein yields MSRSIISTEQAPAAIGPYSQAVRAGQTVYFSGQIPLDPATGALVDGDISAQTRRVFDNLTAVAAAAGGSLAQIVRVGIYVTDLANFAAVNAVMAEYFQQPYPARSTIEVSGLPKAAQVEVDAVMVLD; encoded by the coding sequence ATGTCCCGCAGCATCATCTCCACCGAGCAAGCCCCCGCCGCGATCGGCCCGTATTCGCAGGCCGTGCGTGCCGGCCAGACCGTGTACTTCTCCGGCCAGATCCCGCTGGACCCGGCCACCGGCGCGCTGGTCGACGGCGACATCAGTGCGCAGACGCGGCGCGTGTTCGACAACCTCACCGCGGTGGCGGCGGCGGCCGGCGGCTCGCTGGCGCAGATCGTGCGCGTCGGTATCTACGTTACCGACCTGGCGAACTTCGCCGCGGTCAATGCGGTGATGGCCGAGTACTTCCAGCAGCCGTACCCGGCGCGTTCCACCATCGAGGTGTCCGGTCTGCCGAAGGCGGCGCAGGTCGAGGTCGATGCGGTGATGGTGCTGGACTGA